In Halococcus saccharolyticus DSM 5350, the following are encoded in one genomic region:
- a CDS encoding HEWD family protein: MSADLVPPRERECVRCGRQEAWDEDASTWTIDDDAVGRVYCVHEWDINGEYSPFR; this comes from the coding sequence ATGAGTGCTGATCTCGTACCGCCACGCGAACGCGAGTGTGTACGGTGTGGCCGACAGGAAGCCTGGGATGAGGACGCGTCGACGTGGACGATCGACGACGATGCGGTCGGTCGCGTCTACTGCGTTCACGAATGGGATATCAACGGAGAGTACAGTCCGTTTCGATAG
- a CDS encoding acyl-CoA thioesterase, whose product MIDVEETYIENRVMVQPNHANNLQTAHGGHVLKWMDEVGAMSAMRFAGNSCVTARINQVDFERPIQVGDTSLIKSYVYRAGRTSVRVRLQVYRENLRNGKQQKATESYFVYVAIDDDREPTTVPELGVSSDRGERLRDEALAGEGQ is encoded by the coding sequence ATGATCGACGTGGAAGAGACGTACATCGAGAACCGGGTCATGGTCCAACCGAACCACGCGAACAACCTCCAGACCGCCCACGGTGGTCACGTCCTGAAGTGGATGGACGAGGTTGGCGCGATGAGCGCGATGCGGTTCGCCGGCAACTCGTGTGTCACCGCTCGGATCAATCAAGTCGATTTCGAGCGACCGATCCAGGTCGGCGATACGTCGCTCATCAAGTCGTACGTCTACCGTGCCGGGCGAACGAGCGTGCGAGTCAGGCTACAGGTCTACCGGGAAAACCTCCGGAACGGAAAGCAGCAGAAAGCAACGGAATCGTACTTCGTGTACGTCGCCATCGACGACGACCGCGAGCCGACGACCGTCCCCGAACTCGGTGTCAGCTCCGACAGGGGCGAACGCCTACGGGATGAAGCCCTCGCCGGCGAGGGCCAGTAA
- a CDS encoding rubrerythrin-like domain-containing protein has product MVRTDPYRPEESYHECMDCHNRVAGNEESGPCPECGGPLQNLAVSRE; this is encoded by the coding sequence ATGGTCAGAACCGACCCGTATCGCCCGGAGGAATCGTACCACGAGTGCATGGACTGTCACAACCGGGTGGCTGGTAACGAGGAGAGCGGACCGTGTCCGGAGTGCGGTGGTCCGCTCCAAAACCTCGCAGTCTCGCGTGAGTAA
- a CDS encoding PRC-barrel domain-containing protein has product MDATPAEIGSLVGREVYSNNGVFVGEVEDVRIDLDHEVVTGIAVGGLNREVLGGRARNAGGVIVPFRWVRSVGDIVLVNDVIERLREPETESETEATA; this is encoded by the coding sequence ATGGATGCGACGCCAGCGGAGATCGGCTCGCTTGTCGGCCGCGAGGTGTATTCGAACAACGGTGTGTTCGTCGGTGAGGTCGAAGACGTCCGTATCGACCTCGATCACGAGGTCGTCACGGGGATCGCGGTCGGGGGACTCAATCGGGAAGTGCTCGGCGGACGCGCGCGCAACGCCGGCGGCGTCATCGTCCCGTTCCGGTGGGTGCGCTCGGTCGGTGACATCGTGCTCGTCAACGACGTCATCGAGCGCCTCCGCGAACCCGAGACTGAAAGCGAGACGGAAGCGACCGCCTAG
- a CDS encoding DHH family phosphoesterase: MSTGITMASMSTYAILGCGSVGYAVAEELADEGKDVLIIDADDGRVEALRDQDLNAKTADIADEEVPEAVADRDVVLILSTDIEANQAAVERIRDRGDDQFVVARASDPVTADELREAGADAVINPSQVIADAALRALETGELEHKAGQLADVIDATESKLAILAHDNPGPDSIASAVAFRAIAEARGIEADILYDGEIGHQEDRAFVNLIGVELLARDEVDFDGYDTLALVDHARSMEREIERPVDILIDHNEPDTDYEAAFTDVRSNVSSTSTILTKYVQEFDLGLDDTVATALLYGIRAETLDFKRDTTPADLTAASYLYPFADHDTLEQVESPSMSPETLDVLAEAIRNREVRGSHLVSNAGFIHDRDALSQAAQHLLNLEGVTTTAVFAIDDERITLSARSKDIRLNIRNILEDAFEDIGEAVGHSTDATVAIPLGIFTGIETSDDNRETLLQLTEEAVRRKLFAAMGVDENGS; the protein is encoded by the coding sequence ATGAGCACGGGCATCACGATGGCCTCGATGTCCACGTACGCGATCCTCGGCTGTGGCAGCGTCGGCTACGCCGTCGCCGAGGAACTCGCCGACGAGGGCAAGGACGTTCTCATCATCGACGCCGACGACGGCCGAGTCGAGGCGCTGCGTGACCAGGACCTGAACGCGAAGACCGCGGACATCGCGGACGAGGAGGTTCCCGAGGCGGTCGCGGACCGCGACGTGGTGTTGATCCTCTCGACCGACATCGAGGCGAACCAAGCCGCGGTCGAACGCATCCGCGACCGCGGCGACGACCAGTTCGTCGTCGCGCGGGCCTCCGATCCGGTCACCGCCGACGAACTCCGGGAGGCGGGCGCGGACGCCGTCATCAACCCCTCCCAGGTGATCGCCGACGCCGCGCTCCGGGCGCTCGAAACCGGCGAACTCGAACACAAGGCGGGCCAGCTCGCGGACGTCATCGACGCGACCGAGTCGAAACTCGCGATCCTCGCCCACGACAACCCGGGCCCGGACTCGATCGCGAGCGCGGTCGCGTTCCGGGCGATCGCCGAGGCCCGCGGGATCGAGGCTGACATCCTCTACGACGGCGAGATCGGCCACCAGGAGGATCGAGCGTTCGTCAACCTGATCGGCGTCGAACTGCTCGCGCGCGACGAGGTCGATTTCGATGGGTACGACACGCTCGCGCTGGTCGATCACGCCCGCTCGATGGAACGCGAGATCGAGCGCCCGGTCGACATCCTGATCGATCACAACGAACCCGACACCGACTACGAGGCGGCGTTTACGGACGTGCGCTCGAACGTCTCCTCGACCTCGACGATCCTGACCAAGTACGTCCAGGAGTTCGACCTCGGGCTCGACGACACCGTCGCGACCGCGCTGCTCTACGGCATCCGTGCCGAGACGCTGGACTTCAAGCGCGATACGACTCCAGCGGATCTGACGGCGGCCTCGTATCTCTACCCGTTCGCCGACCACGACACCCTAGAGCAGGTCGAGTCGCCATCGATGAGCCCCGAGACGCTCGACGTGCTCGCCGAGGCCATCCGCAATCGGGAGGTGCGGGGCTCGCATCTCGTCTCGAACGCGGGGTTCATCCACGACCGTGACGCGCTCAGCCAGGCCGCCCAACATCTCCTGAATCTGGAGGGTGTCACCACGACCGCGGTGTTCGCGATCGACGACGAGCGCATCACCCTCTCGGCGCGCTCGAAGGACATCCGGCTCAACATCCGGAACATCCTCGAAGACGCCTTCGAGGACATCGGCGAGGCCGTGGGCCACTCGACCGACGCGACCGTCGCCATCCCGCTCGGGATCTTCACCGGGATCGAGACCAGCGACGACAACCGCGAGACGCTGCTTCAGCTCACCGAGGAAGCAGTCCGGAGAAAGCTGTTCGCGGCGATGGGCGTCGACGAGAACGGGAGCTAG
- the purM gene encoding phosphoribosylformylglycinamidine cyclo-ligase, with translation MTDESDEPPASTDEEELTYAETGVDIAASEAATAALVGAVGDDDAEGDYAGLVDLGDQYLALATDGVGTKLLVAEAMGDYSTVGIDCIAMNANDLVAAGVEPVAFVDYLAVDEPDDATAAAIGEGLAAGAERASVALVGGETAVMPEVVRGLDIAGTCAGLAEESDLFDGAQAGDALVGFPSSGIHSNGLTLAREAATRAGEYDDPFPPDPDRTVGEVLLEPTRIYADLLDPLHDHAAHAAAHITGGGWTNLSRMGSFRYEITDPLPVPDVFEFVAEAGNVGNEELYRTFNMGMGFVAALDPDDADRLADATDGHVVGHVEDGSGVAVRDLELD, from the coding sequence ATGACCGACGAGTCCGACGAGCCGCCTGCGAGTACCGACGAGGAGGAACTCACCTACGCCGAAACGGGCGTCGACATCGCGGCGAGCGAGGCCGCGACCGCAGCGCTCGTCGGGGCAGTGGGAGACGACGACGCCGAGGGTGATTACGCCGGTCTCGTCGATCTCGGCGACCAGTATCTCGCGCTGGCGACCGACGGCGTCGGCACCAAACTCCTCGTCGCCGAGGCAATGGGAGACTACTCCACAGTCGGGATCGACTGCATCGCGATGAACGCGAACGACCTCGTGGCCGCCGGAGTCGAGCCGGTAGCGTTCGTCGATTATCTCGCGGTCGACGAGCCAGACGACGCGACCGCGGCCGCGATCGGCGAGGGGCTCGCGGCTGGGGCCGAGCGCGCGAGCGTGGCGCTCGTCGGCGGTGAGACCGCCGTAATGCCCGAGGTAGTTCGCGGTCTCGACATCGCGGGGACGTGCGCTGGCCTCGCGGAAGAGTCCGACCTCTTCGATGGTGCACAGGCCGGCGACGCGCTCGTTGGGTTCCCGTCCTCGGGGATTCACTCGAACGGGCTGACGCTCGCGCGCGAGGCCGCCACCCGCGCGGGCGAGTACGACGATCCGTTCCCACCCGATCCCGACCGGACGGTGGGCGAGGTGTTGCTGGAGCCGACGCGAATCTACGCCGACCTGCTTGACCCGCTCCACGACCACGCGGCCCACGCTGCCGCCCACATTACCGGTGGCGGCTGGACGAACCTCTCGCGAATGGGGTCGTTCCGGTACGAGATCACCGACCCACTACCCGTCCCGGATGTCTTCGAGTTCGTGGCGGAGGCCGGCAACGTCGGCAACGAGGAGCTGTACCGGACGTTCAACATGGGGATGGGGTTCGTCGCGGCGCTCGATCCGGACGACGCCGACCGCCTCGCCGACGCGACCGACGGGCACGTGGTCGGCCACGTCGAGGATGGCTCCGGTGTCGCTGTTCGCGATCTCGAACTCGACTGA
- a CDS encoding TraB/GumN family protein, which yields MSDSATTGDADSGSGSAAGAGPGSVRVVGTAHVSADSVDEVERTIADERPDIVAVEIDEGRYRQMKGEEPDDLDAGDLLRGNTVFQFLAYWLLSYVQTRLGDEFDITPGADMLAAIETAEDLGLGIALVDRDIQVTVQRFWTRMTGIEKLRMLSSLPLAFAPPSAVALGLGLSVGAIVGFPLEALFGPLVIPSGLALPGFVASAVDFLLVGSALGLGVALLFLGLFVLTAPEEGEQEELAMEDLTDADVVGAMLEEFRAFSPGGAEALIDERDAFIAHRLVELRKAGHRVVAVVGAGHQSGIERYLDDPELLPPQEELVGRESSVRFSPYKIVGYLFTLGFLAFFVLLAMAGARNEFLLRLFGAWFLINGVFAAALARVAGAHWTSAGVGGLVAWLTSVNPLLAPGWFAGYVELRYLDVNIGDISTLNEILGDEEAPIPELLDRLQEVALFRLIAVVALTNVGSIVASFLFLSVVLPYFSASVDITQLMLEGARNSADLIWETVT from the coding sequence ATGAGCGATTCAGCGACGACCGGGGACGCTGATTCCGGTTCCGGCTCCGCCGCTGGAGCCGGACCGGGCAGCGTCCGGGTCGTCGGCACTGCCCACGTCTCGGCCGACAGCGTCGACGAGGTCGAGCGCACCATCGCCGACGAGCGGCCGGACATCGTGGCGGTCGAGATCGACGAGGGACGCTACCGCCAGATGAAAGGCGAAGAGCCCGACGATCTCGACGCCGGCGACCTCCTCCGCGGGAACACCGTCTTTCAGTTCCTCGCGTACTGGCTGCTTTCGTACGTGCAGACCAGGCTCGGCGACGAGTTCGACATCACGCCCGGGGCGGACATGCTCGCGGCGATCGAGACCGCCGAAGACCTCGGCCTCGGGATAGCGCTCGTCGATCGCGATATCCAGGTGACGGTCCAACGGTTCTGGACCCGGATGACCGGGATCGAGAAACTCCGGATGTTGTCGAGCCTCCCGCTGGCGTTTGCCCCGCCATCAGCGGTCGCGCTCGGACTCGGCCTCTCGGTGGGAGCGATCGTCGGCTTTCCGCTGGAGGCGCTGTTCGGCCCACTCGTCATCCCATCTGGTCTCGCACTGCCCGGATTCGTCGCCTCGGCGGTCGATTTCCTCTTGGTCGGGAGCGCCCTGGGTCTCGGCGTCGCACTGCTCTTTCTCGGCCTGTTCGTGCTGACTGCCCCCGAGGAGGGCGAACAGGAGGAGCTGGCGATGGAGGACCTGACCGACGCGGACGTCGTCGGCGCGATGTTGGAGGAGTTCCGAGCCTTTTCGCCGGGCGGTGCGGAGGCGCTGATCGACGAGCGCGACGCGTTCATCGCCCACCGGCTCGTGGAACTCCGCAAGGCGGGCCACCGCGTGGTCGCGGTGGTCGGTGCAGGCCACCAAAGCGGGATCGAGCGCTACCTCGACGATCCGGAGCTCCTGCCACCGCAGGAGGAACTCGTCGGTCGGGAATCAAGCGTCCGGTTCTCTCCCTACAAGATCGTCGGCTACCTGTTCACGCTCGGCTTTCTCGCCTTCTTCGTCCTGCTCGCGATGGCTGGCGCGCGCAACGAGTTCCTCCTCCGGCTGTTCGGCGCGTGGTTCCTCATCAACGGCGTCTTTGCGGCCGCACTCGCCCGCGTCGCAGGCGCACACTGGACCAGTGCCGGTGTCGGGGGGTTGGTGGCGTGGCTCACCAGCGTGAACCCGCTGCTCGCACCCGGCTGGTTCGCGGGCTACGTCGAGCTCCGCTATCTGGACGTAAACATCGGCGACATCAGCACGCTGAACGAGATCCTCGGTGACGAGGAGGCCCCGATCCCCGAACTCCTCGATCGGCTCCAGGAGGTCGCTCTCTTCCGATTGATCGCGGTGGTCGCGCTGACCAACGTCGGGAGCATCGTCGCGAGTTTCCTCTTCCTCTCGGTCGTGCTCCCCTACTTCTCCGCCAGCGTCGACATCACCCAACTGATGCTCGAGGGGGCGCGAAACAGCGCCGATCTCATCTGGGAGACAGTGACGTGA
- a CDS encoding hydantoinase/oxoprolinase family protein, with protein MTADRATDTDADDGTRSAIEAHEARLASETRGARLAVDVGGTFTDVVVLTDDGLTTAKVPSTADQSVGVVDGIGKACDEAGIDPDDIDSFVHGTTVSVNALLEGTGAKTALVTTEGFRDVLEIGRQDRPALYDLDAEKPAPLVPRRRRYGIDERATVDGIETSVDEADIRDLADRLDDDDIESVAVCLLHAYAHPENEERVASVLRGECDVHVSASHEVLAEFREYERTATTVADAYVTPTIDAYIGRLESRAADLSVPAPKVMQSNGGIADAATVREHAVTTVLSGPAAGVVGADATAGTHLDEHTSDLRGLITFDMGGTSSDVSLVRDGEIERTTDATIGNRPIGTPMVDLTTVGAGGGSVAWVDAGGALRVGPESAGADPGPVCYGRGGTDPTVTDAAVVLGYIGEGSALGGELELDVAAARETLATLAEEADLGSEARSTGLDGAVAAARGVYRVANAAMTRAIRSVTVERGHDPRQFGLAAFGGAGPMHAAALADALGIETIVIPRACGVLSAYGLLAADEKHDAVRTHRTPLDALDAAAVEEIYDDLVDEVCADIADPSAARIERVADCRYVGQSFELTVPVDDPLDPDALQARFHAAHETAFGYRMDDTVELVTLRTAATVEREPQTVAYAGEGNPRTGDRTAVFGDERYDTPVYARDGLATGREIDGPAILEADESTAVVLPSWSGVIADDGALVCTKEDGS; from the coding sequence ATGACGGCCGATCGGGCCACCGACACCGATGCCGACGATGGAACACGTTCGGCTATCGAGGCCCACGAAGCACGTCTCGCTTCCGAGACCCGCGGAGCCCGTCTCGCTGTCGACGTCGGCGGTACCTTCACCGACGTGGTGGTGCTGACCGACGACGGACTCACGACCGCGAAGGTTCCGAGCACCGCGGACCAGAGCGTCGGGGTGGTCGATGGGATCGGGAAAGCCTGTGACGAGGCCGGCATCGATCCCGACGACATCGATTCGTTCGTCCACGGTACGACGGTCTCGGTCAACGCACTTCTCGAAGGGACCGGCGCGAAGACCGCACTCGTCACGACCGAGGGGTTCCGCGACGTCCTCGAAATCGGTCGCCAGGACCGCCCCGCGCTCTACGATCTCGACGCCGAGAAGCCCGCACCGCTCGTCCCCCGTCGGCGGCGGTACGGGATCGACGAGCGCGCGACCGTCGACGGGATCGAAACGTCGGTGGACGAGGCCGACATCCGCGATCTCGCCGACCGACTCGACGATGACGATATCGAGAGCGTTGCGGTCTGTCTGCTCCACGCCTACGCCCACCCGGAGAACGAGGAGCGGGTCGCGAGCGTGCTCCGCGGGGAGTGCGACGTCCACGTCTCGGCCTCTCACGAGGTGCTCGCCGAATTCCGCGAGTACGAGCGCACCGCGACCACCGTCGCCGACGCATACGTCACGCCGACGATCGACGCCTACATCGGCCGACTCGAATCCCGCGCTGCTGATCTCAGCGTACCGGCACCCAAAGTGATGCAGTCGAACGGCGGGATCGCCGACGCCGCCACGGTGCGCGAGCACGCGGTCACCACCGTGCTCTCGGGACCGGCAGCCGGCGTCGTCGGAGCCGACGCGACCGCGGGCACACACCTCGACGAACACACGAGCGACCTTCGCGGGCTGATCACGTTCGATATGGGCGGCACGTCATCGGACGTGAGTCTCGTCCGCGACGGCGAGATCGAGCGCACGACCGACGCCACGATCGGGAACCGGCCGATCGGCACGCCGATGGTCGATCTCACCACCGTGGGCGCGGGCGGCGGTTCGGTCGCGTGGGTCGACGCAGGCGGCGCGCTCAGAGTCGGCCCCGAGAGTGCGGGTGCCGATCCCGGGCCGGTGTGTTACGGCCGCGGCGGAACCGATCCGACGGTGACGGACGCCGCGGTCGTGCTCGGTTACATCGGCGAGGGCTCCGCGCTCGGCGGCGAACTCGAACTCGACGTGGCGGCAGCTCGCGAGACGCTCGCCACACTCGCCGAGGAGGCGGATCTCGGTAGCGAGGCGCGTTCTACCGGCCTCGACGGGGCAGTGGCTGCTGCCCGCGGCGTCTATCGAGTGGCGAACGCGGCGATGACGCGGGCGATCCGTTCTGTAACTGTCGAGCGCGGCCACGATCCCCGGCAGTTCGGGCTCGCGGCATTCGGCGGCGCGGGGCCGATGCACGCAGCCGCGCTCGCCGACGCACTCGGGATCGAGACCATTGTCATCCCGCGCGCCTGTGGGGTGCTCTCGGCCTACGGGCTGTTGGCGGCCGACGAGAAACACGACGCAGTCCGGACCCACCGGACACCGCTCGATGCACTCGACGCCGCTGCGGTCGAAGAGATCTACGACGACCTCGTCGACGAGGTGTGCGCCGACATCGCCGATCCATCGGCCGCCCGGATCGAGCGGGTGGCTGACTGTCGGTACGTCGGTCAGAGCTTCGAGCTCACTGTTCCGGTCGACGATCCCCTCGATCCGGATGCCCTCCAAGCCCGATTCCACGCCGCCCACGAGACCGCCTTCGGCTACCGGATGGACGACACAGTCGAACTCGTCACGCTACGGACGGCCGCCACTGTCGAGCGCGAGCCGCAGACCGTGGCGTACGCCGGCGAGGGCAATCCACGAACGGGCGATCGAACGGCCGTTTTCGGCGACGAACGCTACGACACGCCGGTCTACGCGCGCGATGGGCTCGCGACCGGTCGCGAGATCGACGGGCCAGCGATCCTCGAAGCCGACGAGAGCACCGCGGTCGTGCTGCCGTCGTGGAGTGGCGTGATTGCCGACGACGGAGCGCTCGTCTGCACCAAGGAGGACGGATCGTGA
- a CDS encoding restriction endonuclease, which produces MTENEAVGNFYEALSSITPRDFEDFVAELWERLGWQTATTVASGDDGIDVIATRDEPYRQKKLIQAKQRSGQLFRRHVQQYSYLHHKQNVDEVLLVTTSGFSDGAHESAKEANVKLVGPDTIISLVNEADANDILERYATSDINLRSQKANKSNEGINDKQPITEGERIRFTELAETNDVYSILTQSIPSGHPVSPAAKLAIAFQLFRGDNPFHVLLITEAGDRATEVLDEVLNLAEPSTYVNYSTATRGGLIGKYNSGGRTHRGVLTECPNGVVALDRIAQLSGKDSLIEPLEQQRVTATEADHHNEYEANFSCLATSTVKYGKVDEYESLDEQIPLQPAVFEVFDAKAWLNTDRGEITLPRNFTGLESSKIETLSISDLTAYIAYSIRKFPKPQMTDEAQMKAEEIIERWNEADVIDVSISTSRSLHASAQASARMRLSDTVTVEDVEVASQTLSPLEISCETVPFDTDTVGTGVVDDNRDEIKGMKRIITEIQDETSNGAPIENVLDSAANAGIEREMAKNLIEKFRTRGEVYEPEKDHIRTT; this is translated from the coding sequence ATGACTGAGAACGAAGCTGTCGGAAATTTCTATGAGGCACTTTCATCCATCACCCCTCGTGATTTCGAGGATTTTGTTGCGGAACTGTGGGAACGATTGGGGTGGCAGACGGCGACAACTGTCGCCTCAGGTGATGACGGAATAGACGTTATCGCCACGCGAGATGAACCATATCGCCAAAAGAAGCTAATTCAGGCCAAGCAGCGAAGCGGCCAGCTTTTCCGCCGTCACGTACAGCAGTATTCGTACCTGCACCACAAACAAAATGTAGACGAAGTTCTGCTGGTGACGACGAGCGGATTTTCTGATGGAGCACATGAGTCTGCCAAGGAAGCAAACGTCAAGCTCGTTGGTCCCGATACAATCATCTCTCTGGTCAATGAGGCCGACGCGAACGATATACTGGAGCGGTACGCCACTTCAGACATCAATCTCCGAAGTCAAAAGGCCAATAAATCGAATGAAGGAATAAATGACAAACAACCGATTACTGAGGGAGAACGTATCCGATTCACGGAACTAGCCGAAACCAATGATGTGTATTCGATCCTAACTCAGAGTATCCCATCTGGTCACCCTGTCTCTCCGGCTGCTAAGTTGGCGATTGCGTTTCAACTCTTTCGTGGAGACAATCCATTCCACGTTTTGTTGATTACCGAGGCAGGAGACCGAGCAACCGAAGTGCTTGATGAGGTGCTCAACCTCGCAGAGCCTTCAACGTATGTGAATTACAGTACCGCGACTAGAGGTGGGCTTATCGGCAAATACAACTCCGGCGGACGAACACATCGAGGCGTACTTACTGAATGTCCAAACGGAGTAGTCGCCCTTGACAGAATAGCTCAGTTGAGCGGAAAAGATTCTCTCATTGAGCCACTTGAACAGCAGAGAGTAACTGCAACTGAAGCGGACCATCATAATGAATATGAGGCCAATTTCTCTTGTTTGGCAACGTCCACAGTAAAATACGGAAAAGTCGACGAATACGAATCACTTGATGAACAAATCCCACTTCAGCCTGCGGTTTTTGAGGTGTTCGACGCCAAAGCCTGGTTGAACACGGATCGAGGTGAAATTACACTTCCCCGCAACTTTACTGGGCTGGAATCATCCAAAATCGAAACTCTGTCAATCAGCGACTTGACTGCCTATATCGCCTATTCTATTCGGAAGTTTCCGAAGCCACAAATGACTGACGAGGCCCAAATGAAAGCCGAAGAGATCATCGAAAGATGGAATGAAGCAGACGTCATAGATGTGAGCATTTCGACTAGCCGTTCGTTGCATGCTTCTGCGCAGGCAAGTGCTCGGATGCGTCTCTCAGACACAGTCACTGTGGAAGATGTCGAAGTTGCTAGCCAGACGCTCTCTCCACTCGAAATAAGTTGTGAAACCGTACCATTTGACACCGATACTGTCGGAACAGGGGTTGTAGATGATAATCGAGATGAAATAAAAGGAATGAAGAGAATAATCACCGAGATTCAAGATGAAACCAGCAATGGAGCACCGATAGAGAACGTGCTCGACAGCGCAGCAAACGCGGGTATTGAACGTGAAATGGCTAAAAATCTAATAGAGAAGTTCCGAACTCGTGGTGAGGTGTACGAACCCGAAAAAGACCACATTCGGACAACATAG
- a CDS encoding hydantoinase B/oxoprolinase family protein: MSTDSTDDVNDLDAVTLEIVRNQLEGIADEMGDVLIRGAYSPNIKERQDCSTALFDADGRLVAQAEHIPVHLGAMPEAVDAVLKHDPEPGDVFVLNDPFEGGTHLPDVTMVSPIAHDEVNEGDGADGERGSAAGEIVGYAVSRAHHADVGGMVPGSMPAGAREIHQEGLRLPPTRLVADGEIDAAVMALVLANVRNPRERRADLRAQIAANRRGGERLRSLLADYGHDRLLAAFDAVIDYSHDRMVTELEGLPDGTYAANDILEGDGVTDEDVPIEVEVTIDGGELNVDFAGTADQVTGNLNAPLAVAKSAVYFVLRCVTDPEIPPNQGCYDPISITAPERSVLNPEPPAAVVGGNVETSQRVTDVIFAALADAAPETVPAAGQGTMNNLVVGSRSGADGDDPDDGFTYYETIGGGAGGRPNGDGMDGVQVGMTNTLNTPIEALEAAYPLCVERYALRPGSGGAGRYRGGLGIERVVTLGVDATVSLLTERRRVAPRGIDGGEDGATGENLIDGETVPAKTTQDVAAGTEVIVRTPGGGGHGDPAERDPERDERDRRDGKTS, from the coding sequence GTGAGCACGGATAGCACCGACGATGTGAACGATCTCGATGCGGTGACGCTCGAAATCGTGCGGAACCAGCTCGAAGGCATCGCCGACGAGATGGGCGACGTCCTCATCCGGGGCGCGTACTCGCCGAACATCAAGGAACGCCAGGACTGCTCGACCGCGCTGTTCGACGCGGACGGACGGCTCGTCGCTCAGGCTGAACATATACCTGTGCATCTCGGTGCGATGCCAGAGGCGGTCGACGCCGTCCTCAAACACGATCCCGAACCGGGCGACGTGTTCGTGCTCAACGACCCCTTCGAAGGTGGGACCCATCTCCCGGACGTGACGATGGTCTCGCCGATTGCACACGACGAGGTCAACGAAGGGGACGGAGCGGATGGAGAGCGCGGATCGGCCGCAGGTGAGATCGTGGGCTACGCGGTTTCACGCGCCCATCACGCCGATGTCGGCGGAATGGTCCCGGGAAGCATGCCAGCCGGCGCGCGCGAAATCCACCAGGAGGGGCTCCGGCTCCCCCCGACGCGCCTCGTCGCGGATGGTGAGATCGACGCTGCCGTGATGGCGCTCGTGCTCGCGAACGTCCGGAACCCCCGCGAACGCCGGGCAGACCTCCGCGCTCAGATCGCAGCCAACCGCCGGGGCGGAGAGCGCCTCCGCTCGCTGCTCGCCGACTACGGCCACGATCGGCTGCTCGCGGCATTCGACGCCGTGATCGACTACTCCCACGACCGGATGGTAACCGAACTCGAAGGATTGCCGGACGGCACCTACGCGGCGAACGATATCCTCGAAGGCGACGGTGTAACCGACGAGGACGTGCCGATCGAGGTCGAGGTGACGATCGACGGCGGGGAGTTGAACGTCGATTTCGCCGGTACGGCAGACCAAGTCACTGGCAACCTGAACGCACCGCTCGCGGTGGCGAAAAGCGCGGTTTACTTCGTCCTGCGCTGTGTCACCGACCCGGAAATCCCGCCAAACCAGGGGTGTTACGATCCAATCTCAATTACTGCGCCCGAGCGATCGGTGCTAAACCCCGAGCCACCGGCCGCCGTCGTCGGGGGCAACGTCGAAACCAGCCAGCGCGTAACCGACGTGATCTTCGCCGCGCTCGCCGACGCCGCACCCGAGACCGTGCCGGCCGCCGGCCAGGGAACAATGAACAACCTCGTCGTCGGCAGTCGATCCGGGGCGGACGGAGACGACCCCGACGACGGGTTCACCTACTACGAGACCATCGGGGGCGGCGCAGGCGGACGGCCCAACGGGGATGGGATGGACGGCGTCCAAGTCGGGATGACGAACACGCTGAACACGCCGATCGAGGCGCTCGAAGCCGCCTACCCGCTCTGCGTCGAGCGCTACGCGCTCCGGCCGGGGAGCGGGGGAGCGGGGCGCTATCGCGGCGGGTTGGGGATCGAACGTGTCGTCACGCTCGGCGTCGACGCGACCGTCTCGCTGCTCACCGAGCGCCGTCGGGTCGCGCCTCGGGGGATCGACGGCGGCGAGGACGGCGCGACTGGCGAGAACCTGATCGACGGCGAGACGGTGCCGGCGAAAACCACTCAGGACGTCGCGGCAGGAACTGAGGTGATCGTGCGGACGCCTGGCGGCGGCGGTCACGGCGACCCCGCCGAGCGCGATCCGGAACGCGACGAGCGTGACCGTCGGGACGGAAAAACGTCGTGA